The Streptomyces sp. NBC_00162 sequence GGACAGACTGCCGAAGAAGCTCCACTGCCTGTGTATCTGGCTGGTCTCGATCGGCACGATCCTGTCCTCGTACTTCATCCTCGCGGCGAACTCCTGGATGCAGCACCCCGTCGGCTACGCCCTCGACAAGGCCACCGGCAGGGCACGACTCACCCACGTGTGGGCCGTACTGACGCAGCACACCACCCTGGTCCAGGCGTGGCACACCCTCAGCGCCTCCTTCCTGACCGGCGCCGCCTTCGTCGTCGGAATCTCCGCCTTCCACCTGCGGCGGGCCAAGCGGAACGGAGCCGGGCCGGCTTCCGGCGGGCGGACGCCGGTGGCCGTCATGCGCACCTCGCTGCGCCTCGGCCTCACCCTCGCGGTGACCGCCGGCCTGGCCACCGCCGTCAGCGGCGACAGCCTCGGCCAGGTCATGTTCGAACAGCAGCCGATGAAGATGGCCGCGGCCGAGGCCCTGTGGGACACCCGGGCACCCGCGCCCTTCTCCGTCTTCGCGGTCGGCGATGTGGACGAGGGCCGCAACGACGTCGCCGTCGAGATCCCCGGCGTACTGTCCTTCTTCGCGCACCACGACCTCACGGGCTCCGTGCCCGGCGTCAACGACACCGCCCGCCGGGAAGCCGCCCGGTACGGCGGCATGCCCGAGGACTACATCCCCGACGTCTTCATGACCTTCTGGGGCTTCCGCCTGATGATCGGCTTCGGCATGGTCTCCTTCGCGGGCGGCGCGGCCGGCCTCTGGCTGACCCGCAGCCGGCGCCGGCTCGACCCGCCACTGCGCACCGGGGAAGACGAAGTGCCGCGGCTGATGCTCACCCGACGCCGCGAACTCGGCCCCTTCCTCACCACCTGGTACTGGCGGACCGCAACACTCACCCTCGGATTCCCGCTGATCGCCAACTCGTTCGGCTGGATCTTCACCGAGATGGGCCGCCAGCCGTGGGCCGTCAACGGACTGATGAAGACCCGTGACGCGGTCTCCCCCGGCGTCTCCACCACCTCCACCGTCATCTCCCTGACCACCTTCACCCTGCTCTACGCCGCGCTCGCCGTCATCGAGGTCAGGCTGCTGACCCGGTACGCGAAGGCCGGCCCGCAGACCGGGGAGGCACCGCCGGAAGCATCCGGCCACCGCCCCCTGGCCTTCACCTACTGACACGCACCCCGGGACGACCACCACCATGCACCTGCACGACCTCTGGTTCGTACTGATCGCCTTCCTGTGGACCGGCTACTTCTTCCTCGAAGGCTTCGACTTCGGCATCGGCATACTCACCGGGATCCTCGCCCGCGACACCGAGGAACGCGGCGTACTGCTCGCCACCATCGGCCCCGTCTGGGACGGCAACGAGGTCTGGATGCTGACCGCCGTCGGCGCGACCTTCGCCGCCTTCCCCGACTGGTACGCCACCCTGTGCAGCGGCTTCTACCTGCCGATCCTCGCCGTGGTGGTCTGCCTGATCGTGCGCGGTGTCGCCCTGGAGTACCGGCACAAGCGCGACGACGAAGTGTGGCGGCGGGTCTGCGACCGCTGCGTGTTCTGGACCTCGCTGGTCTGCTCCGCCCTGTGGGGACTGGTCTTCGCCAACATGGTGCGGGGCGTGCCCATCGGTCCGGACGGGAACGTCACCGGCGGCCTGCTCGATCTCCTCCACCCGTACGCGCTCCTCGGCGCGCTGACCACCCTGTGTCTGTTCACCCTCCACGGAACGCTCTTCGCCGCGCTGAAGACGACCGGCGCCGTACGCCGCCGGGCCCGGTCCCGGGTACGGCCGCTGGCCGACGTCACGACCGTGGTCACCGGCGCCTTCCTGTTCTGGACACAGGTGCACCACGGCGGGCCGGTGTACGGCCTCATCGTGCTGAGCGTCGCCGTCGTGGCGCTGGTCGCCACCGTCGAACAGACCGCGCTGGGCAGGGACGGGAGGGCGTTCGCGCTGTCCGCGCTGGCAGTCGCGGCCACGGTCGCGACGCTCTTCCTGGCCCTGTTCCCCGATGTGATGCCGTCCTCGACCGATCCCGACTGGAGCCTGACCGTGGCCGGTTCGGCCGCGAGCCCGTACACGCTGACGATCCTGACCTGGGTCGCGGCCTTCATGACCCCCGTCGTCCTCGCCTACCAGGCCTGGACCTACTGGGTCTTCCGCAGGCGCGTCGGCTGACGACCCTCCGACGGGGTCGTGCCGGACTCCCCTGTGGGCTGCGTGGCCCGACCGCGTACGCGGCTTCCGATGGCAACGGTGAGCGCAAGGACGATCAGGACCGCCGCGACGGCGAAGGTGACCCGCATGCCGGTGGCGACGGCCTCGGGGCGCGCCGTGGTCACGTCGGTCGTCGCCGATGCGAGAGCGAACACGGCGCCCATGACCGATGCCCCCGTGATGAGGCCGAGGTTGCGCGACAGGTTGAGCAGGCCGGAGACCACGCCCCGCCGGTCCGGGAGGACATCGGCCATGACGGCGGTGTTGTTGGCCGTCTGGAACACCACGTAGCCGGCCGTGACGACGACCATGGGTGCCACGTAACCGGCGACGCCGAGCCGCGCCGGCATCGCGGACAGGACGGCGGATCCGGCCGCCATGGCGGCGAGCCCGGCGATGGTCATGCGTGGCGCGCCGAAGCGGTCCGCGATACGACCGGCCGGAACGCCGGCCAGGGCGGCGACGAGCGGACCGACCGACAGGACGAGTCCGACGAGGGCCTCTTGGAGCCCGAGGGTACGAGAGAGGTAGAACGGCCCGACCACCAGCGTCGACATCATCACCGTCGAGACGAGGGCGCTCGTGGCGAGGCCCCCGCTCAGCCTCGGATCGCGGAGCGTCCGCAACCGGATCAGGGGGACGCCGCTCTCGCCTCGGCGCGCACGAAGAGGCCGGCACCGCAGGTGGCGGCCACCAGCAGTGCCCCGTTGAGCGCACCGAACGCGCCGCGCCCCAGGGTCACGGCGAGCGCGTACGCCGCGAGCGTCAACGCGAGCAGCAGCGTGCCGACATGGTCGAAGCCGGCCCGGCCGGCCGTGGGCCCGCGCCGGTCGACCGGCAGGTGCCGGTGGGCGAGGAGAAGGGTCAGGATTCCCAGCGGGGCGTTGACGAGGAAGATCGCCCGCCAGCCGAACCCGGAGATCAGGACACCGCCGAGCGAGGGACCGAGCGCGGTGCCGACGGCGGACATCGTGCCGAGCAGCCCCATGGCGCTGCCGGTCTTCGCCTTCGGGACGGTCTCACCGACGAAAGCCATGGTGAGGGCCATCATGACGGCCGCTCCGAGGCCCTGCGCCGCCCGGGCGGCGATCAGCAGCCAGAGCGTGGGCGCGGCGCCGCACAGCACGGAGGCCACCGTGAACAGGAGGATCCCGGCCAGGAGCAGCCGTCGGCGGCCGACGATGTCGCCGAGCCGTCCGGCGCCGACGATCAGGGTGGTGATGGCGAGGAGGTAGGCGAGGACGATCCACTGGACCTCCTGGAAGGAGGCGCCGAAGGCCTGGGCCAGCGTCGGCAGGCCGACATTGGCGATGCTGGTGCCGAGCGAGGACAGCAGCACGGAGAGCGAAAGGGCGGCGAGCGCCCGGCGAACCGCGGGTCTGGAGTCACTGTGTGGGTGCATGCGCAGGAGCGTGCGCGCGCCGTGCGGTATCAGCAAATTTTGTTGCCGTTTCCGGGAAATGCCGCCGTGCGATGCGGTCCCCCGGATCCGCACCGCACGGCGTCTCTCGCCTTCAGGCCGGCCGCTCTACGGGAGCGGCGCCCCCGATCAGTACGTGTCGAGCCGGAACCGCTGGTAGTTGGCGTAGGGGCCGTTCTGGTCCTGGCAACCGAAGTGCCGCAGGCCCACGTTGCTGTCGTCGATGCACAGACCGGTGGCCCAGTTCTTCAGGACGAAGCTGCCGTCCGTGGTCCCGAACAGCTCGAACCGCTGGTAGTTGGCGTACGGTCCGTTCTGGTCCTGGCAACCGAAGTGCCGCAGGCCGATGTTGCTGTCGTCCACGCACTGGCCCGTGGCCCAGTTCTTGATGACGTACGTGGCACCGCCCAGGTGGATGAAGTCGAACTTCTGGAAGTTCGCGTACTGACCCCATCGGTCCTGGCACCCGAAGTGGCGCAGGCCGACGTTGCTGTCGTCCACGCACAGACCGGTGGCCACGCTCCTGAGGCGCCGGGTGGAGACGGCCTGGACACCCACGGCCTGCCCGGAGGCGGACCGGGCGACCAGGTCGGTGGTGGGTGCCGCCGAGGACGCCGGAATCGACGAAGACACGGACGCGGACACCGCCGCCGACGCGGCCGCAGACCCAGCCGGCGAGGTGTCGGCCGTCGAGGAGCCCGCTCCCGCGAGCGTCAGGGCGGATGCCGCGAAGACCGCGGCGGCGATCCGGAACACCCGTCCCGCCAACTTGCTCGTGCTGTTCAACGTACCTCCTGTGGTGAGTTGGGTCGTACTCGCGCCGCTTACCCGGTGGATTCGAGACAAGGGCGCGCCTTGTGGTGGACGGCACCGTCGAACCGGTGTTCCCTGGTGCCGTTCCGCGGCCCGACACTGCCGGGCAGCGGAGTTGGCCGCACGGCCCGGAGCCGACCGCGCAGGTCAGCCGGGGGAGAGTGACGGACAACGGGGGTTGTCCGCGGACAACCGGGGGGACCGGATGGGCAGGACAGGCCGACCACAAGGGGCCATGAAGGGCGCGACGTCGGCGGCCGATGACCTGGCCCGGTTCCTGGCGGAACTCACCGCCGAGCTGACGGTCCGGGAACTCGCGCAGCGCTACGGCGGCGGCAAGACGATGTGGAGCGAGTACCGCAGCGGCGCGCGGGTCGTCCCCCTGGGCAGGCTCAACGCCGTCGTACGGGACCGGGTGCGCGACGGCCGCGGACGCCAGGCGATGCTCCAGCGGGCGCGCCGGCTGCACGAGGCGGCACTGGTCGCCGAGGCGGAAGCGGGTCCCCGGCCGAGGCTCGACGAGGCGTTGCGGCGTGCCGAGGCCGACCTCGCCGCGGCCGAAGGGCTCGTACGGAGCCTGCTCGCGCTCCTGGCCACGCTGCTCGGGGAGAAGGCCGGCCCCGGGGCCGAGCCGCCGGAACGGGAGCCGAATCCGAAGCCGGAGCCGGAGTCGGAGTCGGAGCCGGAATCCGAAGCCACGGTGGGCGG is a genomic window containing:
- a CDS encoding RICIN domain-containing protein, which codes for MNSTSKLAGRVFRIAAAVFAASALTLAGAGSSTADTSPAGSAAASAAVSASVSSSIPASSAAPTTDLVARSASGQAVGVQAVSTRRLRSVATGLCVDDSNVGLRHFGCQDRWGQYANFQKFDFIHLGGATYVIKNWATGQCVDDSNIGLRHFGCQDQNGPYANYQRFELFGTTDGSFVLKNWATGLCIDDSNVGLRHFGCQDQNGPYANYQRFRLDTY
- a CDS encoding cytochrome ubiquinol oxidase subunit I, giving the protein MARWQFGITTVYHFLFVPFTISLAAITAGLETAWVRTGKEKYFHATKFWGKLFLINIAMGVVTGIVQEFQFGMNWSDYSRFVGDIFGAPLAFEALVAFFLESTFIGLWIFGWDRLPKKLHCLCIWLVSIGTILSSYFILAANSWMQHPVGYALDKATGRARLTHVWAVLTQHTTLVQAWHTLSASFLTGAAFVVGISAFHLRRAKRNGAGPASGGRTPVAVMRTSLRLGLTLAVTAGLATAVSGDSLGQVMFEQQPMKMAAAEALWDTRAPAPFSVFAVGDVDEGRNDVAVEIPGVLSFFAHHDLTGSVPGVNDTARREAARYGGMPEDYIPDVFMTFWGFRLMIGFGMVSFAGGAAGLWLTRSRRRLDPPLRTGEDEVPRLMLTRRRELGPFLTTWYWRTATLTLGFPLIANSFGWIFTEMGRQPWAVNGLMKTRDAVSPGVSTTSTVISLTTFTLLYAALAVIEVRLLTRYAKAGPQTGEAPPEASGHRPLAFTY
- the cydB gene encoding cytochrome d ubiquinol oxidase subunit II, producing MHLHDLWFVLIAFLWTGYFFLEGFDFGIGILTGILARDTEERGVLLATIGPVWDGNEVWMLTAVGATFAAFPDWYATLCSGFYLPILAVVVCLIVRGVALEYRHKRDDEVWRRVCDRCVFWTSLVCSALWGLVFANMVRGVPIGPDGNVTGGLLDLLHPYALLGALTTLCLFTLHGTLFAALKTTGAVRRRARSRVRPLADVTTVVTGAFLFWTQVHHGGPVYGLIVLSVAVVALVATVEQTALGRDGRAFALSALAVAATVATLFLALFPDVMPSSTDPDWSLTVAGSAASPYTLTILTWVAAFMTPVVLAYQAWTYWVFRRRVG
- a CDS encoding MFS transporter, which gives rise to MRTLRDPRLSGGLATSALVSTVMMSTLVVGPFYLSRTLGLQEALVGLVLSVGPLVAALAGVPAGRIADRFGAPRMTIAGLAAMAAGSAVLSAMPARLGVAGYVAPMVVVTAGYVVFQTANNTAVMADVLPDRRGVVSGLLNLSRNLGLITGASVMGAVFALASATTDVTTARPEAVATGMRVTFAVAAVLIVLALTVAIGSRVRGRATQPTGESGTTPSEGRQPTRLRKTQ
- a CDS encoding MFS transporter → MHPHSDSRPAVRRALAALSLSVLLSSLGTSIANVGLPTLAQAFGASFQEVQWIVLAYLLAITTLIVGAGRLGDIVGRRRLLLAGILLFTVASVLCGAAPTLWLLIAARAAQGLGAAVMMALTMAFVGETVPKAKTGSAMGLLGTMSAVGTALGPSLGGVLISGFGWRAIFLVNAPLGILTLLLAHRHLPVDRRGPTAGRAGFDHVGTLLLALTLAAYALAVTLGRGAFGALNGALLVAATCGAGLFVRAEARAASP